One genomic window of Pseudopipra pipra isolate bDixPip1 chromosome 17, bDixPip1.hap1, whole genome shotgun sequence includes the following:
- the HM13 gene encoding minor histocompatibility antigen H13 isoform X3: MEEPAAHNGSAAGAAPGAGAAARPPATPEGMALAYGSLVLMALLPIFFGALRSVSCAKSKNSSEMPETITSRDAARFPIVASCTLLGLYLFFKIFSQEYINLLLSMYFFVLGILALSHTISPMMNRFFPANFPNKQYQLLFTQGSGESKEEIVNYEFDTKDLVCLALSSVVGVWYLLRKHWIANNLFGLAFSLNGVELLHLNNVSTGCILLGGLFIYDVFWVFGTNVMVTVAKSFEAPIKLVFPQDLLEKGLEADNFAMLGLGDIVIPGIFIALLLRFDISLKKNTHTYFYTSFVAYIFGLGLTIFIMHIFKHAQPALLYLVPACIGFPLLVALAKGEVTEMFSYESSAEILPHTPRLTHFPTVSGSPASLADSMQQKLSCPRRRRQQSPSAM; the protein is encoded by the exons ATGGAGGAGCCCGCGGCGCACAACGGCAgcgccgccggggccgcgcccggggccggcgccgccgcccgcccgcccgccacCCCCGAGGGCATGGCGCTGGCCTACGGCAGCCTCGTCCTCATGGCGCTGCTGCCCATCTTCTTCGGGGCGCTGCGCTCCGTCAGCTGCGCCAAGAGCAAG AACTCCTCGGAGATGCCGGAGACTATTACCAGCCGAGACGCTGCTCGCTTTCCCATTGTTGCCAGTTGCACCCTCCTGGGGCTCTACCTCTTCTTTAAA ATATTCTCTCAAGAGTACATCAATCTTCTGCTTTCCATGTATTTCTTCGTGCTGGGGATCCTGGCCCTGTCCCACACCATCAG CCCCATGATGAACAGATTCTTCCCTGCAAATTTCCCCAACAAACAGTACCAGCTCCTCTTCACCCAGGGCTCCGGGGAGAGCAAGGAGG AAATAGTGAATTACGAGTTTGACACCAAGGATCTCGTGTGCCTGGCCCTGAGCAGTGTTGTGGGGGTCTGGTACCTGCTGAGAAAG CACTGGATTGCCAACAATCTCTTCGGGCTGGCGTTCTCCCTCAATGGGGTGGAGCTGCTGCACCTGAACAACGTCAGCACCGGCTGCATCTTGCTTGGGGGCCTCTTCATCTACGATGTGTTCTGG GTCTTTGGCACCAATGTGATGGTGACGGTTGCCAAATCATTTGAGGCCCCAATAAAAT TGGTTTTCCCTCAGGACCtgctggagaaggggctggaAGCCGACAACTTTGCCATGCTGGGACTGGGAGACATTGTCATTCCAG GGATCTTCATTGCCTTGCTGCTGCGGTTTGACATCAG CCTGAAGAAGAACACGCACACGTATTTCTACACCAGCTTTGTGGCCTACATCTTCGGGCTGGGCCTCACCATATTCATCATGCACATCTTCAAGCATGCCCAG ccTGCTCTGCTGTACCTGGTCCCTGCCTGCATCGGATTCCCACTCCTTGTGGCCTTGGCAAAGGGAGAAGTAACTGAAATGTTCAG cTACGAATCCTCTGCTGAAATCTTGCCACACACACCAAGACTTACCCACTTCCCCACGGTGTCTGGCTCGCCGGCCAGCCTGGCTGATTCCATGCAGCAGAAACTGTCCTGTCCCCGCCGACGCCGGCAGCAGAGCCCCAGTGCCATGTAG
- the ID1 gene encoding DNA-binding protein inhibitor ID-1, with amino-acid sequence MKVAALAPSPLPAGVGGALKAVRPGEAAHCGPVPGVSPGAAEQAAAALLYDMKGCYSRLRALVPTLPRHRRVSKVELLQHVIDYIWDLQLALQCGPPRPAAAGDPPEAPCIPAADRILCR; translated from the exons ATGAAGGTCGCTGCTCTCGCCCCTTCGCCGCTGCCCGCGGGCGTCGGCGGCGCGCTGAAGGCCGTGCGGCCCGGGGAGGCCGCCCACTGCGGGCCGGTGCCGGGGGTGTCCCCCGGGGCGGCGGAGCAGGCGGCCGCCGCGCTGCTGTACGACATGAAGGGCTGCTACTCGCGGCTACGGGCGCTGGTGCCGACGCTGCCGCGGCACCGGCGGGTCTCCAaggtggagctgctgcagcacgtTATCGACTACATCTGGGACTTGCAGCTGGCGCTGCAGTGCGGGCCCCCacgccccgccgccgccggggacCCCCCTGAG GCTCCGTGCAttcctgctgctgacaggaTCCTCTGCCGCTGA
- the HM13 gene encoding minor histocompatibility antigen H13 isoform X1: MEEPAAHNGSAAGAAPGAGAAARPPATPEGMALAYGSLVLMALLPIFFGALRSVSCAKSKNSSEMPETITSRDAARFPIVASCTLLGLYLFFKIFSQEYINLLLSMYFFVLGILALSHTISPMMNRFFPANFPNKQYQLLFTQGSGESKEEIVNYEFDTKDLVCLALSSVVGVWYLLRKHWIANNLFGLAFSLNGVELLHLNNVSTGCILLGGLFIYDVFWVFGTNVMVTVAKSFEAPIKLVFPQDLLEKGLEADNFAMLGLGDIVIPGIFIALLLRFDISLKKNTHTYFYTSFVAYIFGLGLTIFIMHIFKHAQPALLYLVPACIGFPLLVALAKGEVTEMFSPALGSAGKERPQPEPAGASSWKGDARLPAQGATRRAQSPRRRRGPPKKS, encoded by the exons ATGGAGGAGCCCGCGGCGCACAACGGCAgcgccgccggggccgcgcccggggccggcgccgccgcccgcccgcccgccacCCCCGAGGGCATGGCGCTGGCCTACGGCAGCCTCGTCCTCATGGCGCTGCTGCCCATCTTCTTCGGGGCGCTGCGCTCCGTCAGCTGCGCCAAGAGCAAG AACTCCTCGGAGATGCCGGAGACTATTACCAGCCGAGACGCTGCTCGCTTTCCCATTGTTGCCAGTTGCACCCTCCTGGGGCTCTACCTCTTCTTTAAA ATATTCTCTCAAGAGTACATCAATCTTCTGCTTTCCATGTATTTCTTCGTGCTGGGGATCCTGGCCCTGTCCCACACCATCAG CCCCATGATGAACAGATTCTTCCCTGCAAATTTCCCCAACAAACAGTACCAGCTCCTCTTCACCCAGGGCTCCGGGGAGAGCAAGGAGG AAATAGTGAATTACGAGTTTGACACCAAGGATCTCGTGTGCCTGGCCCTGAGCAGTGTTGTGGGGGTCTGGTACCTGCTGAGAAAG CACTGGATTGCCAACAATCTCTTCGGGCTGGCGTTCTCCCTCAATGGGGTGGAGCTGCTGCACCTGAACAACGTCAGCACCGGCTGCATCTTGCTTGGGGGCCTCTTCATCTACGATGTGTTCTGG GTCTTTGGCACCAATGTGATGGTGACGGTTGCCAAATCATTTGAGGCCCCAATAAAAT TGGTTTTCCCTCAGGACCtgctggagaaggggctggaAGCCGACAACTTTGCCATGCTGGGACTGGGAGACATTGTCATTCCAG GGATCTTCATTGCCTTGCTGCTGCGGTTTGACATCAG CCTGAAGAAGAACACGCACACGTATTTCTACACCAGCTTTGTGGCCTACATCTTCGGGCTGGGCCTCACCATATTCATCATGCACATCTTCAAGCATGCCCAG ccTGCTCTGCTGTACCTGGTCCCTGCCTGCATCGGATTCCCACTCCTTGTGGCCTTGGCAAAGGGAGAAGTAACTGAAATGTTCAG ccctgccctgggatcTGCAGGCAAGGAGAGACCCCAGCCCGAACCAGCAggtgccagcagctggaagggggaTGCCAGGCTGCCTGCACAGGGTG CTACGAGGAGAGCTCAATCCCCAAGGAGGCGCCGGGGGCCTCCAAAGAAGAGCTGA
- the HM13 gene encoding minor histocompatibility antigen H13 isoform X2, which translates to MEEPAAHNGSAAGAAPGAGAAARPPATPEGMALAYGSLVLMALLPIFFGALRSVSCAKSKNSSEMPETITSRDAARFPIVASCTLLGLYLFFKIFSQEYINLLLSMYFFVLGILALSHTISPMMNRFFPANFPNKQYQLLFTQGSGESKEEIVNYEFDTKDLVCLALSSVVGVWYLLRKHWIANNLFGLAFSLNGVELLHLNNVSTGCILLGGLFIYDVFWVFGTNVMVTVAKSFEAPIKLVFPQDLLEKGLEADNFAMLGLGDIVIPGIFIALLLRFDISLKKNTHTYFYTSFVAYIFGLGLTIFIMHIFKHAQPALLYLVPACIGFPLLVALAKGEVTEMFSYEESSIPKEAPGASKEELTEASKKEK; encoded by the exons ATGGAGGAGCCCGCGGCGCACAACGGCAgcgccgccggggccgcgcccggggccggcgccgccgcccgcccgcccgccacCCCCGAGGGCATGGCGCTGGCCTACGGCAGCCTCGTCCTCATGGCGCTGCTGCCCATCTTCTTCGGGGCGCTGCGCTCCGTCAGCTGCGCCAAGAGCAAG AACTCCTCGGAGATGCCGGAGACTATTACCAGCCGAGACGCTGCTCGCTTTCCCATTGTTGCCAGTTGCACCCTCCTGGGGCTCTACCTCTTCTTTAAA ATATTCTCTCAAGAGTACATCAATCTTCTGCTTTCCATGTATTTCTTCGTGCTGGGGATCCTGGCCCTGTCCCACACCATCAG CCCCATGATGAACAGATTCTTCCCTGCAAATTTCCCCAACAAACAGTACCAGCTCCTCTTCACCCAGGGCTCCGGGGAGAGCAAGGAGG AAATAGTGAATTACGAGTTTGACACCAAGGATCTCGTGTGCCTGGCCCTGAGCAGTGTTGTGGGGGTCTGGTACCTGCTGAGAAAG CACTGGATTGCCAACAATCTCTTCGGGCTGGCGTTCTCCCTCAATGGGGTGGAGCTGCTGCACCTGAACAACGTCAGCACCGGCTGCATCTTGCTTGGGGGCCTCTTCATCTACGATGTGTTCTGG GTCTTTGGCACCAATGTGATGGTGACGGTTGCCAAATCATTTGAGGCCCCAATAAAAT TGGTTTTCCCTCAGGACCtgctggagaaggggctggaAGCCGACAACTTTGCCATGCTGGGACTGGGAGACATTGTCATTCCAG GGATCTTCATTGCCTTGCTGCTGCGGTTTGACATCAG CCTGAAGAAGAACACGCACACGTATTTCTACACCAGCTTTGTGGCCTACATCTTCGGGCTGGGCCTCACCATATTCATCATGCACATCTTCAAGCATGCCCAG ccTGCTCTGCTGTACCTGGTCCCTGCCTGCATCGGATTCCCACTCCTTGTGGCCTTGGCAAAGGGAGAAGTAACTGAAATGTTCAG CTACGAGGAGAGCTCAATCCCCAAGGAGGCGCCGGGGGCCTCCAAAGAAGAGCTGACAGAAGCCTCCAAGAAGGAGAAGTGA